The proteins below are encoded in one region of Pomacea canaliculata isolate SZHN2017 linkage group LG7, ASM307304v1, whole genome shotgun sequence:
- the LOC112567565 gene encoding transcription factor RFX4-like: protein MMDAFSESVDSTDWLDQCLESSRPAMADVTEQDRSTIPCSGSGDETDDKVENLHRNRGGSKPHSTPLTLKWLEENYEIAEGVCIPRSTLYYHYLDFCQANDTQPVNAASFGKIIRQQFPQITTRRLGTRGQSKYHYYGIGVRETSSYYDIIYSAKGVQSVGDGKKENTKQMVAYSPRSKLGTLLPEFPNIKDVKIPAGVEEGKVLTFLMMYRTHCQRILDTVIRANFDEVQNFLLHFWQGMPPHIVPILDSPTIVMLVGVCDSILYRAIAAVLMPTVLQALPDSLTQVIRRFAKQLDEWLKTALSSLPQGLQNIKFDLARRFAQVLRRQTSLNHLCQAARSVLQSSEVTAQLLDDWLTVDLNSIVKQTLYTMDQYSDRDHSLIVSLCSEFERLLEEQAPIESYIEWLDIMVDRCVVKPSSSRPRSLRRIARQFLLMWSCFGTRVIRDMTLHSAPSFGSFHLLHLMFDDYVLYRIEALHSQERALEFMRIVRGEDLPGDPSDDLILPDPSALKENLQPMTSLSGPPGLVCQDRISVITSNRSILPDLQDYDSPQDGYTTDESSSLDQMPSPRGLGDSLRRSSTLTPPAAQHPNNMAVYAAGPSSHYSSQFKNMASGMNSGSHAHPFSNIEGAINGPVHQTLGASMEDQGGAHLMMHNNGRVTGTEWHTSQPTQRPHSMLGDSSAMLRGNEALTYSNYTPTIRHSGYDVSNYQYDVNTSSHKLTSMTEQAYVYQGYNEMSDVFMTSPALGPDQNKRRFEGDQSARSGKRHPRDMFYYEPTFTNI from the exons ATGATGGATGCCTTTTCGGAATCTGTCGATTCCACGG ACTGGCTTGACCAATGCTTGGAGTCCAGCCGGCCAGCAATGGCTGACGTCACAGAGCAGGACCGGTCAACCATTCCGTGCAGTGGAAGTGGTGATGAAACAGACGATAAAG TTGAGAATCTACATCGGAATCGCGGTGGATCAAAGCCTCATTCAACGCCACTAACGCTGAAATG GCTTGAGGAGAATTACGAGATTGCCGAGGGCGTGTGCATCCCCCGCAGTACTCTGTATTATCACTACCTGGACTTTTGTCAAGCTAACGACACTCAGCCAGTGAATGCTGCCAGCTTCGGCAAG ATAATCCGTCAGCAGTTTCCTCAGATTACCACCAGGAGACTGGGCACTCGGGGGCAATCCAA ATATCATTACTATGGTATTGGAGTTCGGGAAACATCTTCGTACTACGACATCATTTATTCTGCGAAAGGTGTACAAAG tgtCGGTgatggaaagaaggaaaatactAA ACAGATGGTAGCCTACTCTCCGAGGTCCAAACTGGGAACGCTGCTGCCAGAGTTTCCAAATATTAAAGATGTCAAAATACCAGCAGGTGTGGAAGAGGGCAAG GTGTTAACATTCTTGATGATGTACCGAACTCATTGTCAGAGGATCCTAGACACAGTGATACGAGCCAACTTCGACGAG GTGCAGAACTTCCTACTTCACTTCTGGCAGGGCATGCCTCCACACATCGTCCCTATTCTCGACTCGCCAACCATCGTCATGCTCGTTGGTGTCTGCGACTCCATCCTGTACAGGGCCATCGCCGCCGTCCTCATGCCCACCGTGCTACAGGCCTTACCTGACAG CCTAACGCAGGTCATCAGACGCTTCGCCAAACAGCTGGACGAGTGGCTGAAGACGGCCCTGAGTTCGCTTCCACAAGGGTTGCAGAACATCAAGTTTGACT TGGCCAGGAGGTTTGCTCAGGTGCTGCGGCGTCAGACATCGTTGAACCACCTGTGTCAGGCTGCACGCAGCGTGCTGCAGAGTTCAGAGGTCACTGCGCAGCTCCTGGACGACTGGTTGACCGTGGACCTCAACAGCATTGTCAAGCAGACGCTGTACACCATGGACCAGTACAGCGACCGCGACCACTCACTCATCGTCAGCT tgtgTAGTGAATTTGAGCGGCTACTCGAAGAGCAAGCACCGATAGAATCGTACATAGAGTGGCTGGACATCATGGTGGACAGGTGTGTGGTCAAG CCCAGCTCCAGCAGGCCCAGATCGCTTCGTCGTATCGCGCGGCAGTTTCTGTTGATGTGGTCGTGCTTCGGCACACGTGTCATCCGCGACATGACACTCCACAGCGCCCCCAGCTTCG GTTCATTTCACCTGTTGCACTTGATGTTTGATGACTACGTCTTGTACCGCATCGAGGCTCTCCACAGCCAGGAAAGGGCACTAGAGTTCATGAGGATTGTGAGAGGAGAAGATTTACCTG GTGACCCGTCTGATGACCTCATCCTGCCTGACCCCTCGGCGCTGAAAGAAAACCTACAgccaatgacgtcactgagtGGTCCACCGGGACTAGTCTGCCAGGACAGAATATCGGTCATCACGTCCAACCGCAGCATTCTGCCGGACCTACAGG ATTACGACAGTCCGCAAGATGGCTACACCACGGACGAGTCCAGCTCTCTAGACCAGATGCCGTCACCAAGAGGTCTCGGTGACAGTCTGCGCCGATCCTCAACTTTGACCCCGCCAGCGGCTCAGCACCC AAACAACATGGCGGTGTACGCTGCTGGACCATCCAGCCACTACTCGTCACAGTTCAAGAACATGGCGTCCGGCATGAACAGCGGCTCACATGCTCACCCCTTCTCCAACATAGAGGGCGCCATCAACGGCCCTGTACAC CAGACACTTGGCGCATCCATGGAAGACCAGGGTGGCGCTCACCTTATGATGCACAACAACGGAAGGGTGACCGGCACTGAGTGGCACACGTCGCAGCCTACGCAAAGGCCGCACAGCATGCTGGGAGATTCGTCTGCAATGCTTCGAGG GAACGAAGCTCTGACATATAGCAACTACACGCCAACGATACGGCATTCAGGATATGACGTCAGCAACTACCAGTATGACGTGAACACTTCGAGTCATAAATTAACTTCTATGACAGAGCAAGCCTACGTCTACCAAGGCTACAACGAGATGAGTGACGTGTTCATGACGTCACCGGCTCTCGGTCCAGATCAGAACAAACGGCGATTCGAAGGCGACCAATCAGCGCGCTCGGGCAAGCGACACCCACGTGACATGTTCTACTATGAGCccacattcacaaacatttaa